The Falco naumanni isolate bFalNau1 chromosome 14, bFalNau1.pat, whole genome shotgun sequence genome includes a window with the following:
- the LOC121097601 gene encoding probable G-protein coupled receptor 83, producing MSRHTWFPLQYISKPFWRAENHNTTNFFSTLYSFPNQSFFHSDLDLEDLGDFGSGTKYEGESQSRMVKVLLIVAYSVIICISLFGNVLVCHVVIKNKRMHSATSLFIVNLAVADVMITILNTPFTLARFVSSTWVFGKLMCHISRFVQYCSVHVSVLTLAAIALDRHQVIMHPLKPRMSIVKGGICIIIIWVMAVCFSLPHAIYQTLTRFYIGNRTIRMVCLPSFPPPADLFWKYLDLTTFVLLYILPLLVISITYTMVAKKLWLRNAIGDLTMEQYYAHQRKKKMTLKMLMVVVVVFAVCWFPLNCYVVLISCRAIHSSNALYFAFHWFAMSSTCYNPFIYCWLNESFRSELKSLLCVCRRRSAAQSHPLRSVSPPFRHAWVENCHYKRGSTCQKARAPSQRNSAKADISSVQPIVAES from the exons ATGAGCAGGCACACGTGGTTCCCTTTGCAGTACATCTCCAAGCCCTTCTGGAGAGCAGAGAATCACAACACGACCAACTTCTTCTCTACACTGTACAGTTTCCCTAACCAATCCTTCTTCCACAGTGATTTGGACCTGGAGGACCTGGGAGACTTTGGCAGCGGGACCAAGTACGAGGGCGAGTCCCAGAGCCGGATGGTGAAGGTGCTGCTGATAGTAGCCTACTCTGTGATCATCTGCATCTCGCTCTTCGGCAACGTCCTGGTGTGCCACGTGGTGATCAAGAACAAAAGGATGCACTCTGCCACCAGCCTCTTCATCGTGAACCTGGCTGTTGCCGACGTGATGATCACCATTCTGAACACCCCCTTCACGCTG GCGCGGTTTGTAAGCAGTACCTGGGTTTTTGGGAAGCTGATGTGTCACATCAGCCGCTTTGTTCAGTACTGCTCAGTTCATGTGTCTGTGCTGACCCTTGCTGCCATAGCCCTGGATCGGCATCAG GTTATCATGCACCCTCTCAAGCCACGCATGTCCATAGTGAAAGGAGGGATTTGCATCATTATCATCTGGGTTATGGCCGTCTGCTTCTCACTGCCTCATGCCATTTATCAGACTTTGACAAGATTTTATATTGG aaacagaacaataCGAATGGTCTGcctccccagcttccctcctcctgctgatCTTTTCTGGAAGTATTTGGACTTGACTACTTTTGTTCTGTTGTACATCCTGCCCTTACTTGTGATCTCCATCACATATACCATGGTCGCCAAGAAGCTCTGGCTGAGAAATGCCATTGGGGACCTCACCATGGAGCAATACTATGCCCATCAAcggaaaaagaaaatgacactGAAGATgctgatggtggtggtggttgtgttTGCAGTATGCTGGTTCCCCCTGAACTGCTACGTGGTGTTGATCTCCTGTAGGGCCATCCACAGCAGCAACGCTCTGTACTTTGCTTTTCACTGGTTTGCCATGAGCAGCACTTGCTACAACCCCTTCATTTACTGCTGGCTGAATGAGAGCTTCAGGTCTGAGCTGAAGTCCTTGCTCTGTGTGTGCCGGCGCAGGAGTGCAGCCCAGAGCCATCCTCTGCGGTCCGTCTCCCCACCCTTCAGGCATGCCTGGGTTGAGAACTGCCATTATAAAAGAGGCAGCACCTGCCAGAAGGCAAGGGCACCCTCCCAGAGGAACTCTGCAAAGGCAGACATATCCAGCGTTCAGCCAATTGTGGCAGAAAGCTAA